In Microbulbifer pacificus, the genomic stretch CGTCGCTGACTGCGAGCGAGACGCAACGATGATGCCGTTCATTTCCCGCTGCAATATTGCCTGCGGCGGCCACGCCGGCAACAACACCACGATGCGACTGTCCGTTGGCCATGCAAAACGGAACCGCCTCGCCATTGGCGCCCACCCGGGCTACCCGGATCGGGAGAATTTCGGCCGCATCTCACTGGCGATGGAGCGCACCGCGCTGCTTGCGAGCATAAGAGAGCAGATCAGAGCGCTAGCGGGGATCGCCGCGGAGCAACAAATCGAGCTCACCCATATCAAATTGCACGGCGCGCTCTACAACGACGCGGAAGCCGATACACAGCTGGCGGAAGATCTCGTCGCGCTGATTGTACGAGAATTTCCCAGTCTCCAGATTCTCGGCCTCGCCAATGCCGCCATGGAGCGTGCGGCTCAGAAATTCCGCCAGCCTTTTTTGCGTGAAGGATTTATGGACCGACGCTACCTCAATGATCATCAGCTGTCGCCGCGCACACAACCTGGCGCACTCATCGATGATTTTGATCAGTGTCTGGATCAGGTGATGGCGCTGATTCACGGTTCTCCATTTCGCTCCATAGACGACGAACTCCTGCTGTTTCATGTCGACAGTATCTGCTTGCACGGCGACACACCGGGAGCCCATTCCATTGCGCGCAACCTGCACCAGCACCTGCAACTTTCCGGCATTCAGATTCGCGCATGAACGATCGTGTTGAGTTACAGCCGAATGGCGATAGTGCACTGGACATTCGCTTTCACGAGCTGGTCTCCGCAACACTGAGCGAATTCATTATCGCTCTGGCGCAGGTAATTGAAGACGCGTCACTTGTTGCCGTCACTGAGCTGGTACCCGCCTACCAGTGCCTCACAGTCTGCTTCGACCCGTTGCGGCTTACCTGCGATGCACACGGGGCACCAGACCTGCCCGCTTTCCAGGAAACACTGAGAAAGCTGGTTGAAGAAACGCAGATACAACCCTCTTCTGCCCAGAGAGCGCGAATGCTCATCAGGATACCGGTCTGTTACGACATGGAGTTTGCAACGGACATGGATACTCTGTGCACTTATAGCGGTCTCACTGCAGCAGAGATCATCGCTCGACACACGGCACCCCGGTACCTGGTGCATATGCTTGGCTTTACACCGGGATTTCTGTATCTCGGTGGGCTGGACCCGATGCTTCACTGCCCCCGCAAACAACGTCCGGAGTTGCGGGTACCCGCCGGCTCAGTGGGAATCGGCGGTAGCCAGACGGGCATATATCCGCAGGCCACACCGGGAGGCTGGCACATCATCGGCCGTACACCACTGGCGCTGTTCCGCCCACATCAAAAACCTTCGTTCATCGCGCGGCCATTGGACGGTATCCAGTTTACCCCTATTTCCAGAGAGCAGTTTGCGGCGATAGATCCTCTCAGCCCACCGGAACAAATATTGCTGAATGCCCGCGATGCGAAGGAACTCCGACGGTGAACCTGCATTTCATTCAGCCCGGATTGCAGACCAGCATTCAGGATGGCGGGCGCCCGGGCATGCTGCGCTGGGGTGTGCCCCGCGGCGGCGCCGCGGACACCTTTGCGATGGCACTCGCCAATCTGCTCCTCACCAATGCGCCAACGCATCCCTGCATAGAAGTCGCACTAACCGGCCCGGAAATAGAATTTTCCGGCGATCTCTCGATTGCCATCACCGGCGCTCACTTCGATCTCCGGCACAATGGTGACCTGGTACCAAACAACGTGGTACTTCAGATGAAAGCCGGTGATCGACTGCAGTTTGGCGTTTTGCATTCCGGTGCACGCGCCTACATTGCCCTGGCAGCAGAGATGGAGCTGCCCACGGTTCTCGACAGCCACGCCACCCATCTCGTCTCGGCTTTCGGCGGTTACTGTGGACGCGCCATACGCGCCGGTGACCGCATTACACTGCAACGCTGCCGGCGAGAGCCAAAGCGGGAGCTGCCGCCGGGGTATCGCCTGAACTATCGTGCGCGACCACTGCTCCGCGTAGTGCCGGGTTGCGAAGTCAGGTATTTTCCTGCGGCGGCGATTAATGCCTTTCAGCGCGGAGATTTCAGAGTTTCATCCCAGAGTGATCGCATGGGGATACGCCTCACCGGCGAGCCCCTATCAAGCAAGGATGTATGTCAGGTAATCTCGTCCGGTCTATGCCCCGGCACCGTGCAGGTTCCCCCCAACGGTTTGCCCATTATCAGTTTTGTGGAGGGACAGACCATTGGCGGTTATCCGCGTATTGCTCATATCATCAGTGCTGATCTGCACCGACTGGGACAACTTCAGGCCAACAGTCCATTAAATTTTGAGATGGTCGACCTGGGGAGTGCACATAAAGTTCTGCAAAAGAAATCCCAACTGTTAGTGCGACTGAAAGATTTACTGCAACGCCGCCGATAAAAATACAGACGGCTCCTTACTCGCTAAAAATAAGTCACAAAACAAATTCCACTCAGGTCTCTGAATCACGAAGAGAAAAATGCCAGAAAATTAAATACACGCCTGACTGGTACGTCTATGTTGACCATGGAGTTTTGCTCAGGAAATTTTGTAGACTGGCACGATCGTAACAACTAATCTGTTCCGCGCATTTGCAAAAACGCAGGACATCGTCCCGCAGTATTGTCGATAGGGCAGCAGTGCAGTTCTTGATCCTGAATTACGACAGTGACGTCGTCCTGTAATTTCCAACTCTGGATACAGGGGATTCACAATGATAAGAAGTATCCGCACTTGCTTTATCGCGATGATGTTTGCTGCAGCAGGCAGCGCTCATGCCGAACCTGGTGACTACGGTTTTTGGACGACCCTCGGTAATCTGATTTCACCACCGAGTGCCAACAATCCAGTGACCGCAGGTCAGACCCAGGGAATGTACCCACTCACTCCCGACAATCCCTCATTCAATGACGGATTTGATCCGGGAGACTACAACAGCTGGCAAAAGGTCGACGTCCCCATCAGCAGTGGCGCCATGTGTGGCAACGGCTCACCCTTCAAATTTTTTGTGTACCGGGTACCCGATACCAGCAATACACTGTTTTACTTTGAAGGCGGCGGTGCCTGCTGGGATTACGAAAGCTGTTCCGGGCAGGCGGGGATTCGCGGAGCGCGCAACCCAAATGGCATTCCGGATAATTATGTCCAGAACATCAACCTACTGGATTTCCAGAATTCCTCCAATCTCGCCACCGCAGCCGTATCACCGCTGATTTATACCCACCACCCCTACAACCAATTCAAAACCGGTGAATGGAATCTCGTCTATGTGCCCTACTGCACGGGCGATATCTACGTCGGTGACAAGACCGAAATTTACGAAGATCCAACCGGCCAGAACCCGGACCTGGTCTGGCATCACAACGGGTTGCGTAATGTACAGTCCGTGGTTTCCTGGGTGAAAAACAATTTGCAGAAACCCAAACAGATGGTGGCGGCCGGCTGCAGTGCCGGCAGTATCGGCGCGTTGCTGAACTATTCGAAACTGCGTCAGGATATGGCCGTGGATTACGGTTATCTCATCGACGATTCCGGTCCACTGTATAAGGCGCCCCTCAACAGTAACGATATAGACAGCTATCCATCGGCACCGCTGCACAATGAAGTGCTGAGCTCCTGGACGAGCTTCACACCCGGCGATACGACGGCCGTCAACCCCATCAACATGCTGGCGAGTATTACGCCCGGATTCGACCGCAATGAACTGGCCAGCCTGTACTCGGGGCTTTCCGCGAAATTTCCAGGGGACCGGCTGGGGATGACGCATTTCCTCGCCGATGGCAATTTCTCATCCTATTCCTATGAGCGCTTTCATCCAGACATTTACAACGATCCGGACGCGGACTCCCGTCTCAACAAGCTGAGACAGAAATGGCAACACGATACCCATAACAACCTGATTCCATTGCTGGAGCAGACACCGAACTGGAGTTACTACTTCCCGATGTATCGAAATTTCAATGAAAGCCACTGCACCACCATACTCGATCTCGAATATGGTGAAATCGCCGAGCACGGCCTTGTACTGAGGGATTTCCTGAATAATGTCGTCAATTATCAGGGCGGCGCCCCCATGCGCGCCTATGAGTCAGACCAGGTTTCCGATTTTGAAAACAACAACAACTGGTTCTACGACCTGGTAGGTGGCCTGCTGTAACGCGACTCCATAAATAAAAAGCCCCCGGGGTTACGGGGGCTTTTTTTTGGCGTAGCGGAATTCAGGAGCCGTAGGCCTGCTCTCTCGCCTCCTGCAGACGCTTGCGCAGGTACTCGTCACGGCTCATACCATCGGGAAAGCGATCCAACGCACGGACTTCCGCAACAATCTTCCGCTCCAGTGCCTTGTATTCCGCGAAGCCGGGTACGTCCTGATAGGGATCATATGCGTCCACGCTGTGCTGTGTACGCTGCCGGTACTCATCCAGAAGGCTCTCCGCGGCAGCGTTGAATGTCGCTTTGTCCACACTGGTTTGCTCAAGCCACCTCAGTTTCAGCGCCAACACCTCATAGGCCAGCATACCGCCGTCGCGCTCAATCTCGTCGATCAGCTTCCACGCGGCTTCCGCATTGTCGTAACTTTCCAGATCAGAGAAATACGCCTGCAGCGATTCCTTGCGCGCTTCGCGCTCCAGGTATCGTCGCACGTTCGGATGTGACATCACCGCATCCAGCGACGGAGTTTGGTTGTCGCCAGCATCTGGAGTATGGGGATCCGTATGAGATTCAGTTGCAGTAGTATCAGGATACTGAGCGCCGGGTAAGACATCAGATTTCTGGTCTGGGTGCAGATAAGTGGCAATCGCGGCACCGAGAACAAGACATGTGGCGACCGCGGACGGCAGCAGTTTTTTCATTGTGCCTCCATTATTGTTATTCAGCGTCACAGTGTATCTGGGTCGCCAAGCACTTCGAATGGCAGACCAACAGTAAAGGAGGCGGGAGCCGCCAAGATTCGCGGCCAAACAGTCAGATTTTCCATCCGTACAACGAGCGGAAGTAATCCGGCATCGCTGCTCTCAGGACTTCACCCAGGTAACAGGTTCGTGGTCGTGCTTGTCTGCGCAGGGAGTAGCCTTTGGCGGAACATAACCCACACGTTCGGCTGGCGCTGAGTGTTTCTGCTCCCAGTAGGCTACCGCTTCTGCGCACAGCAGCTTTTGCTGCGCCGACAACGCGACACCATTCGGCCACTTACCCAGCTCGATCGCGCGCTTCAGGCTGCCGATAATTTGCGGGTTGAGAATCTGCAGCAGTTCATCCAAAGACTGGAACATTGGTACTACCGTTAGAAATACTTGCTTAAAAAATACTTATGTCGAAATCTTGCCCCGGATAAAAAGAAAGCCGGTCAATGACCGGCTTTCCTTCACTCGGCACATATAATGTACCGATCAACCTAAAGCGCAGAGCCTCAGGCTTCCGCAGCCTCTACGGCTTCGCCCGCAACCGGACGATCCACCAGCTCTACGTAAGCCATCGGAGCCTTGTCGCCAGCGCGGAAGCCGCATTTCAGAATGCGGATGTATCCGCCCGGGCGGGCTTCGTAACGGGGACCCAGCTCGTCAAACAGCTTGCGCACAGCATCCTTGTCACGGATACGGGCAAAAGCCAGACGACGATTGGCAACACTGTCTTTCTTGGCCAGGGTGATCAGCGGCTCGGCAACGCGACGCAGCTCCTTGGCTTTCGGCAGTGTGGTTTTGATCAGTTCGTGCTCTACCAGAGAAGCGGTCATGTTCTTGAACATGGCCTTACGGTGAGAGCTGGTACGACTGAATTTACGGCCACTATAGCGATGACGCATAACTCAATTCCTCACGACTTTCATTGCTTTCTCAGCAAGTCGTCTGGGAGTGGTGATGGCCTGCGGCTTACACCACTCGGTTTTTCTTCACAAGGGCGGGCAGTACCCGCGCCACAAATGCTTTACAGGGAGCTCAGCTTGCTGTCGCCC encodes the following:
- a CDS encoding DUF1315 family protein codes for the protein MFQSLDELLQILNPQIIGSLKRAIELGKWPNGVALSAQQKLLCAEAVAYWEQKHSAPAERVGYVPPKATPCADKHDHEPVTWVKS
- the pxpA gene encoding 5-oxoprolinase subunit PxpA; this encodes MNTPHIDINCDLGEGKSVADCERDATMMPFISRCNIACGGHAGNNTTMRLSVGHAKRNRLAIGAHPGYPDRENFGRISLAMERTALLASIREQIRALAGIAAEQQIELTHIKLHGALYNDAEADTQLAEDLVALIVREFPSLQILGLANAAMERAAQKFRQPFLREGFMDRRYLNDHQLSPRTQPGALIDDFDQCLDQVMALIHGSPFRSIDDELLLFHVDSICLHGDTPGAHSIARNLHQHLQLSGIQIRA
- a CDS encoding biotin-dependent carboxyltransferase family protein, producing the protein MNLHFIQPGLQTSIQDGGRPGMLRWGVPRGGAADTFAMALANLLLTNAPTHPCIEVALTGPEIEFSGDLSIAITGAHFDLRHNGDLVPNNVVLQMKAGDRLQFGVLHSGARAYIALAAEMELPTVLDSHATHLVSAFGGYCGRAIRAGDRITLQRCRREPKRELPPGYRLNYRARPLLRVVPGCEVRYFPAAAINAFQRGDFRVSSQSDRMGIRLTGEPLSSKDVCQVISSGLCPGTVQVPPNGLPIISFVEGQTIGGYPRIAHIISADLHRLGQLQANSPLNFEMVDLGSAHKVLQKKSQLLVRLKDLLQRRR
- the pxpB gene encoding 5-oxoprolinase subunit PxpB — translated: MNDRVELQPNGDSALDIRFHELVSATLSEFIIALAQVIEDASLVAVTELVPAYQCLTVCFDPLRLTCDAHGAPDLPAFQETLRKLVEETQIQPSSAQRARMLIRIPVCYDMEFATDMDTLCTYSGLTAAEIIARHTAPRYLVHMLGFTPGFLYLGGLDPMLHCPRKQRPELRVPAGSVGIGGSQTGIYPQATPGGWHIIGRTPLALFRPHQKPSFIARPLDGIQFTPISREQFAAIDPLSPPEQILLNARDAKELRR
- a CDS encoding pectinacetylesterase family protein, with product MIRSIRTCFIAMMFAAAGSAHAEPGDYGFWTTLGNLISPPSANNPVTAGQTQGMYPLTPDNPSFNDGFDPGDYNSWQKVDVPISSGAMCGNGSPFKFFVYRVPDTSNTLFYFEGGGACWDYESCSGQAGIRGARNPNGIPDNYVQNINLLDFQNSSNLATAAVSPLIYTHHPYNQFKTGEWNLVYVPYCTGDIYVGDKTEIYEDPTGQNPDLVWHHNGLRNVQSVVSWVKNNLQKPKQMVAAGCSAGSIGALLNYSKLRQDMAVDYGYLIDDSGPLYKAPLNSNDIDSYPSAPLHNEVLSSWTSFTPGDTTAVNPINMLASITPGFDRNELASLYSGLSAKFPGDRLGMTHFLADGNFSSYSYERFHPDIYNDPDADSRLNKLRQKWQHDTHNNLIPLLEQTPNWSYYFPMYRNFNESHCTTILDLEYGEIAEHGLVLRDFLNNVVNYQGGAPMRAYESDQVSDFENNNNWFYDLVGGLL
- the rplQ gene encoding 50S ribosomal protein L17, with translation MRHRYSGRKFSRTSSHRKAMFKNMTASLVEHELIKTTLPKAKELRRVAEPLITLAKKDSVANRRLAFARIRDKDAVRKLFDELGPRYEARPGGYIRILKCGFRAGDKAPMAYVELVDRPVAGEAVEAAEA